From Dasypus novemcinctus isolate mDasNov1 chromosome 8, mDasNov1.1.hap2, whole genome shotgun sequence, the proteins below share one genomic window:
- the LOC101441766 gene encoding odorant-binding protein 2b-like translates to MKTLLLTIGLGLVAALLAQDPLDLDSDLSDMRPEEADWLRSLTGLWYVKAVVDSKGRPASQSRRKVSPVMVTEVVGGGLLTNFSYVEKGECSEMLIPLDPTEVPGQLQPMSSRWVREIEELPVKDHYTFYCEGYCGWRTFRVAKLVGRNLEVDLEALEEFKKFAQRKGFLLKNIFIPVQTGNGAVVPRSPGEKL, encoded by the exons ATGAAGACGCTGCTCCTGACCATCGGCCTCGGCCTGGTCGCTGCCCTGCTGGCCCAGGACCCCCTGGACCTGGACTCGGACCTGTCGGACATGAGGCCTGAAGAGGCGGACTGGCTGAGGAGT TTAACAGGGCTGTGGTACGTGAAGGCCGTGGTGGACAGCAAGGGGCGGCCAGCATCTCAGTCGCGCAGGAAGGTGAGCCCCGTGATGGTCACAGAAGTGGTTGGAGGTGGACTTTTAACCAACTTCTCCTACGT GGAGAAGGGTGAGTGCTCTGAGATGTTGATACCGCTAGACCCAACAGAGGTCCCGGGCCAACTGCAGCCAA TGAGTAGCAGGTGGGTGAGAGAAATAGAGGAGCTGCCCGTGAAAGACCACTACACCTTCTACTGTGAGGGCTATTGCGGCTGGAGAACATTCCGCGTGGCAAAGCTTGTGG GTAGGAATCTTGAGGTTGACTTGGAAGCCCTGGAGGAATTTAAGAAGTTCGCGCAGCGCAAAGGCTTCCTGCTGAAGAACATCTTCATCCCCGTGCAGACCGGTAACGGGGCTGTGGTGCCGCGGTCCCCCGGGGAGAAGCTTTAG